The Umboniibacter marinipuniceus genomic sequence TAGTGTGTTAAATGAATTTCAACTCACAAGTCTTGCGGCAAGCGATTATCTTCCTATTGCAACGCTAATTGAAAGCCTCAAAGACGCTCGTAAAACCATCGTTCTCAGCATAGCTCAGCAAGATAGTGCACCCGCGGATGTGGGTACCGCATTCCTAAAGCTTCACCTACTATCTCACCGCCTCGTTAAACCTCATGAAACCGTACTCGATGGCGTATTCGGTATCCTACATAATTTAGCTTGGACCTCCGAGGGGCCGATAGAACTCAATGAACTGCCAGCGCGTCAATTACAAGCCCGTTTAGAAGGCCGCGCACTAAGCGTTAACTGCATCGATAAATTCCCTAAAATGACCGACTACGTTGTACCAAGTGGCGTTCGTATCGCTGACGCCGCTCGCATTCGCCTAGGCGCCTATATTGGCGAGGGCACCACCGTTATGCACGAGGGTTTCGTTAACTTTAATGCTGGCACAGCCGGCCCGGCCATGATTGAAGGTCGAATCTCAGCAGGGGTTTGGGTGGGCAGTCATTCAGATCTCGGCGGTGGTAGCTCAACCATGGGAACCCTATCAGGCGGCGGCAACATTGTTATTTCAGTGGGCGAACACTGCCTTATTGGCGCTAACGCCGGCACAGGCATTCCACTTGGCGATCACTGCACCATTGAGAGCGGCCTCTACATCACGGCCGGCACCAAGATCCAGTTAGTAAATGACGAGGGCACTCAAGGCGACATCATCAAGGCTAAGGAGCTGGCGGGCCAGAACCATCTACTATTTCGCCGCAACTCACAGAGCGGTGCGGTTGAATGCCATACCAATCTCAGCTCCATTGAGCTAAATGACATGCTCCACAGCAATTAATCCTCGAGGCACTTATGTCACCCACTATTGAGCTGTGCAAACAGTTAATTGAACGACAATCCGTCACTCCTAACGATGCTGGATGCTTTCCGCTGATCCTTGATCGCCTCGAGAATTTCGACATAACGGTTACTCGCCTGGACTGTGAGGATGTTGAGAATATCCTCATCACCATCGGCGACGAAGGCCCGCTGTTAATCTTCCTGGGGCATACTGATGTGGTACCCACCGGTCCGGAGTCAGAGTGGCGTTATCCGCCATTCGAGCCCACCGAAGAAGGCGACCTGCTCTTTGGCCGAGGTACCGCGGACATGAAAGGTAGTATCGCGGCATTCATTACGGCAACTGAGCGTTTTTTGGCATCAAAGCCCATGATGAAAGCGCGTTTCGGCATTTTGCTAACGAGTGACGAAGAGGGTGCCGCCGACTACGGCATACGCTACGTTGCGCCTGAGCTTCAACGCCGGGGCATTGATATCGACTACTGTTTAGTGGGTGAACCTTCAAGCACTAACAAGCTTGGAGACGTCATTAAAAACGGCCGTCGCGGATCACTCGGCGCCACGCTTAAGGTCATTGGCAAGCAAGGTCATGTAGCCTACCCTCAGCTCGCCGACAATCCTATTCACAAGGCCATGCAAGCCTTAAGTGATTTGGTGGCGACTGAGTGGGACCAGGGCAACGATTTCTTTCCGCCAACGAGCTTCCAGATTTCTAATATTAACTCCGGTACCGGCGCGACCAACGTCATCCCGGGTGATATGGAAGTTGTTTGTAATTTCCGTTATTCCACCGAAACTACGGCGGAAGAACTAAAAGCACGCGTAGAAGCGGTACTGACGCGTGCGGAGCTAAATTACGACATCACCTGGAAGTTAAACGGAGAGCCATTCTTAACGGCCGAAGGCGAATTAGTTGAAGCCTGCGTCCAGAGCGTAGAAGAAATAACCGGAAGAAGCCCTAACCTTTCTACGTCAGGTGGCACCTCTGACGGCCGTTTTATCGCGCCACTGGGTGCTCAAGTAGTGGAGTTAGGGCCACTGAATGCAACCATTCACCAAGTGAATGAAAACGTCAGCATGTCCGACCTAAACCAGCTCAGCGAAGTCTATGAAGCAATTATTCGCCGTCTGATGACCTAAACTTGCCAGGTGCCATTGATCTGATGGCGTAAATATCGAAACGCCCAGACTTACCTGTTAGGGATTGACTGGGCTTTCGGTTTGCTAAAAACGGCGCGCCCTTCGGACGCTTCACTACTACTCGATGGCTAGCAAGTTCTAACGCCTTAGTCAGCAATATATCAGCATCATCGTCGGTACCAACTAACTGATGAAATGCAGTCATCTCTTTTTTGACGGCGGCAGATTTCTTGCGTTCCGGGAACATGGGATCGAGGTAAACCACTTCGAATGGCTGCAGCGCTAGCTCAGAGGCATCGGCCTTCACTAAACTCAATCTCTGGGCAATAGCTTGTGCCTCCTCACTGACTGACGCTCGCTTTAGGCCGTCAGCCAACAACGCATGCACGATAGGTTGTCGTTCAACCAGCGTAACCTCGCTTCCTAGCGATGCCAAAACGAATCCATCTCGACCAAGGCCGGCTGTCATATCAAGTACCTTGGGCAATACTCTTGGTGACAATCCACAAGCTTTTGCCACCGCCTGACCAAAACCACCGCCGTGCTTTACTCGGTATTGCATCGCGCCGCCAACAAAATCAACGAACACATCGCCCTGTTGCTGCTGAGGGAAATGGAGACTGAGCCGTTCTCCAGACCAACGTAAGGCAAGCTCGTCTTCACTCTGAGCTACCACCTCAAGCGCAAGCTCCGCTGCGAGCTCCGAAACTAAGGAATCCTGCTCCTCTGCGTTGATCAAATGCCGAAGGGTAACCACATCATTCTCACTGTAAATATCCAAGTTATCTGTGCAAAAGCTTGTGAGTAAGTTACCACAAACTGTTTGAAAACCAGTAATTACGGGCTTTAAGAGCCTATGCCTAACACTCAACCAACCGACACAAATAATCAGCCAAGCATACCGCCTTGACTGCGTTCACTAGTTAACGCTTATGCTGGGTGCGCAATCTCTAGCCAATCAAAGCCCTGCCGTTGGCTAGCTATTTGAATTCTATCAATGGTTGAGCTCAAGGGCGCCAGCATCTCAGCAACCACCTCCGAGCAATTATTCTGCTCACTTATGTGCCCCGCCACGAGTAATTGTAAGCGCTGATGGTCTAGCTGCTGAACAAAATCGAGTGCTTGAGCGTTATTCAGGTGACCGAATTCCCCTCCTACTCGTCGTTTTAGAGATGCTGGGTAGGAGCCAGTACGCAGTCGTTCCACACAGTGATTAAACTCTATTAACAAGCCATCCAAGTCACTGACGACCTCTGCCACATGAGCCGAGATACTGCCTAAGTCAGTCAGTACCCCAAATCTTAATCCGTCGTACTCGAAGACAAACTGGACTGGCTCGCGGGCATCGTGTGGCACTGCAACCGGATAGACGCAAACCTCTTCAATCTGCACTGGCGAGTGGCTACAGAGAAAATTTAGCTGCGGAACCTCAGTCTGGGGTTTAGCATGCCAGGTTCCCACAGTAGTATAAATTGGCAACTTATAGCGCCTAGCCAGCTTAGATACGCCACCTATATGATCGGAATGTTCGTGAGTGACTAAAATAGCGGTAAGAGAAGATAGATCAAACGCAGCCTCAGCGGCACGCGCTTCGATAGTTTTGAGGTTAAACCCACAGTCGATTAAAAGCCGAGTAGCGCCACACTCTATAACGGTAGCATTTCCTCGGCTTCCACTGCCTAATGAAGCAACTCGAATCACAGCTTAACGTAGTTGATTACGAGTTTTCTCGAGCACTTGGCGAGCTAAATCTGCAGCAATCTCAGATCCAGGCTGCGTCACT encodes the following:
- a CDS encoding MBL fold metallo-hydrolase, encoding MIRVASLGSGSRGNATVIECGATRLLIDCGFNLKTIEARAAEAAFDLSSLTAILVTHEHSDHIGGVSKLARRYKLPIYTTVGTWHAKPQTEVPQLNFLCSHSPVQIEEVCVYPVAVPHDAREPVQFVFEYDGLRFGVLTDLGSISAHVAEVVSDLDGLLIEFNHCVERLRTGSYPASLKRRVGGEFGHLNNAQALDFVQQLDHQRLQLLVAGHISEQNNCSEVVAEMLAPLSSTIDRIQIASQRQGFDWLEIAHPA
- a CDS encoding class I SAM-dependent methyltransferase, whose product is MDIYSENDVVTLRHLINAEEQDSLVSELAAELALEVVAQSEDELALRWSGERLSLHFPQQQQGDVFVDFVGGAMQYRVKHGGGFGQAVAKACGLSPRVLPKVLDMTAGLGRDGFVLASLGSEVTLVERQPIVHALLADGLKRASVSEEAQAIAQRLSLVKADASELALQPFEVVYLDPMFPERKKSAAVKKEMTAFHQLVGTDDDADILLTKALELASHRVVVKRPKGAPFLANRKPSQSLTGKSGRFDIYAIRSMAPGKFRSSDGE
- a CDS encoding DapH/DapD/GlmU-related protein; its protein translation is MTTIYAYGIGIATKNQAGEIIEVFYPQPVLAPCQEELEEINAIGLSDGTSVLNEFQLTSLAASDYLPIATLIESLKDARKTIVLSIAQQDSAPADVGTAFLKLHLLSHRLVKPHETVLDGVFGILHNLAWTSEGPIELNELPARQLQARLEGRALSVNCIDKFPKMTDYVVPSGVRIADAARIRLGAYIGEGTTVMHEGFVNFNAGTAGPAMIEGRISAGVWVGSHSDLGGGSSTMGTLSGGGNIVISVGEHCLIGANAGTGIPLGDHCTIESGLYITAGTKIQLVNDEGTQGDIIKAKELAGQNHLLFRRNSQSGAVECHTNLSSIELNDMLHSN
- the dapE gene encoding succinyl-diaminopimelate desuccinylase, producing the protein MSPTIELCKQLIERQSVTPNDAGCFPLILDRLENFDITVTRLDCEDVENILITIGDEGPLLIFLGHTDVVPTGPESEWRYPPFEPTEEGDLLFGRGTADMKGSIAAFITATERFLASKPMMKARFGILLTSDEEGAADYGIRYVAPELQRRGIDIDYCLVGEPSSTNKLGDVIKNGRRGSLGATLKVIGKQGHVAYPQLADNPIHKAMQALSDLVATEWDQGNDFFPPTSFQISNINSGTGATNVIPGDMEVVCNFRYSTETTAEELKARVEAVLTRAELNYDITWKLNGEPFLTAEGELVEACVQSVEEITGRSPNLSTSGGTSDGRFIAPLGAQVVELGPLNATIHQVNENVSMSDLNQLSEVYEAIIRRLMT